The following coding sequences are from one Candidatus Effluviviaceae Genus V sp. window:
- a CDS encoding carboxymuconolactone decarboxylase family protein: protein MSDSVKAFREERERMNERILEAGNLGIKRFFGLDSRAYEDGALDARTKELLGLVASTVLRCDDCITYHLIRCVEENLTDDEVLEALNIALIVGGSIVIPHLRRAVATLDELRAERR from the coding sequence ATGTCCGACTCGGTGAAGGCGTTTCGAGAGGAACGAGAGAGGATGAACGAACGCATCCTCGAGGCCGGCAACCTCGGCATCAAGCGTTTCTTCGGCCTCGACTCCAGAGCCTACGAGGACGGAGCGCTCGATGCGAGGACCAAGGAGCTCCTGGGACTCGTCGCGTCGACCGTTCTCCGGTGCGACGACTGCATCACCTACCATCTCATCCGGTGTGTCGAGGAGAACCTGACCGACGACGAGGTTCTGGAGGCGCTCAACATCGCGCTCATCGTCGGCGGGTCGATCGTCATCCCGCACCTGCGACGCGCCGTGGCAACGCTCGACGAGCTGCGCGCAGAGCGGAGGTAG